In Plasmodium brasilianum strain Bolivian I chromosome 1, whole genome shotgun sequence, a single genomic region encodes these proteins:
- a CDS encoding methionine aminopeptidase 1c: MSKGGGKKIMNVHILLLSIVLGICACKRSIANNVNSAYSSCGNRGDILSRRERKGSEKYVHNTLCSSSHNVRIKRKGCASAKGNTSLCCNFIIAKQKEEENKKKKKKKKKYLNSSGEGFSNTCHHDVKKNTKDYSEDILPSYHRYIENFKTRKIIHPSIRISELDKKFMKCKDSYNKLYSHLKDSEIFENFSYVGRQKKGIQSPKYYLPKYIERPNYHKTGMPIYVNYENSSNNNAAAEEAAAAAAFCSSSYNETVEDETNAKKYEYKNVKDDEGIEIISRNCKFARELMDDISYIVCEGITTNDIDIYILNKCVNNGFYPSPLNYHLFPKSSCVSINEILCHGIPDNNVLFENDIVKVDISVYKDNYHADMCESFLVEKITKSQKKKRKRHYDFIYLNDKFRTKYTKYILKYNFDLIKNKVVKKGKYCSVRKIRYVAPNSKDQQGMYHEDYDDNTNVIGISDDNDNDSDSDSIIRFRNGTNNDYGTTDSNVGSMYDHYNDVNDELENFHKQYDQHVIFNPPKNHLYNDIQKYIYNNVGRDKDNKGIERKHLPFFDRSKLGINDFKKFMYEKNIELIKTAYECTMEAINVCKPGVPFKTIAEAMDSYLQKVNKKKHTHYTIVPNLCGHNIGKNFHEEPFIMHTLNNDDRKMCENLVFTIEPIISERPCGFITWPDNWTISNARYYFSAQFEHTIHIKKNGVDILTKKNDKSPQFIWEKNTL; encoded by the coding sequence ATGAGCAAAGGAggggggaaaaaaattatgaacgtTCATATTCTTTTGCTGTCAATTGTTTTGGgcatatgtgcatgtaaAAGGAGTATCGCAAACAACGTAAATAGCGCATATAGCAGCTGTGGTAACAGGGGTGATATTTTGTCGAGAAGAGAAAGAAAAGGAAGCGAAAAATATGTGCATAATACCTTGTGTAGTAGCTCTCATAATGTTAGGATAAAACGGAAGGGTTGTGCAAGTGCCAAAGGAAATACATCCCTCTGTTGTAACTTTATTATTGCAAAACaaaaggaagaagaaaataaaaaaaaaaaaaaaaaaaaaaaaaaatacctgAACAGTTCAGGTGAAGGCTTTTCAAATACATGTCATCatgatgtaaaaaaaaatacaaaagatTATTCAGAAGATATATTACCATCATATCACAGATATATAGAAAACTTTAAGACAAGGAAAATAATCCATCCGAGCATAAGAATATCAGAattagataaaaaatttatgaaatgtAAGGACAGttataacaaattatattcaCACTTAAAAGACAgtgaaatatttgaaaatttctCCTATGTAGGTAGACAGAAAAAAGGGATACAATCTCCCAAGTATTATTTGCCAAAATATATTGAGAGACCAAATTATCACAAAACAGGAATGCCAATTTATGTAAACTATGagaatagtagtaataacaatgcAGCAGCAGAAGAAGCAGCAGCAGCAGCAGCATTCTGTTCCTCTTCATATAATGAAACTGTTGAAGATGAAACAAATGCAAAAAAGTATgaatacaaaaatgtaaaggACGATGAAGGGATTGAAATAATATCTAGAAATTGTAAATTTGCAAGAGAACTAATGGATGATATTTCATACATTGTGTGTGAAGGAATAACAACAAATGATattgacatatatatattaaacaagTGTGTTAATAATGGGTTTTACCCCTCTCCATTAAATTATCATCTTTTTCCAAAGAGTAGCTGTGTATccataaatgaaatattatgtCATGGGATACCAGATAACAATGTGTTATTTGAAAATGATATAGTAAAAGTAGATATAAGTGTGTATAAAGATAATTACCATGCTGATATGTGTGAAAGTTTTTTAGTTGAAAAAATTACGAaaagccaaaaaaaaaaaagaaaaaggcattatgattttatatacttaaatgACAAGTTCAGgacaaaatatacaaaatatattttaaaatataatttcgatttaataaaaaataaagtcgttaaaaagggaaaatattGCTCAGttagaaaaataagatatgTCGCTCCAAATTCGAAAGATCAACAAGGTATGTATCACGAGGATTACGATGATAATACAAATGTTATCGGTATAAgtgatgataatgataacgACAGTGACAGTGATAGCATTATTAGATTCAGGAATGGTACTAATAATGATTATGGTACCACTGATTCCAATGTTGGTAGTATGTACGATCACTACAATGATGTTAATGATGAACTCGAAAATTTTCACAAACAGTACGATCAACACGTAATATTCAACCCACCGAAAAACCACCTATACAATGACatacagaaatatatatataataatgtaggAAGGGACAAAGACAACAAAGGGATAGAAAGGAAGCATCTCCCCTTTTTTGATAGAAGTAAATTGGGCAtaaatgattttaaaaagttcatgtatgaaaaaaatatagaattaattaaaacagCATATGAATGTACAATGGAAGcaataaatgtatgtaaacCTGGAGTACCTTTTAAAACTATAGCTGAAGCTATGGATAGCTATCTtcaaaaagtaaataaaaaaaagcatacaCATTATACTATTGTACCTAATTTATGTGGTCATAATATAGGAAAGAATTTTCATGAAGAGCCTTTTATTATGCATACtttaaataatgatgatagGAAAATGTGTGAAAACTTAGTTTTTACTATTGAACCAATTATATCTGAAAGACCCTGTGGTTTTATTACATGGCCAGATAACTGGACCATATCAAACGCaagatattatttttctgcaCAGTTTGAACATAccattcatataaaaaaaaatggagtaGACATACttacaaagaaaaatgataaatcaCCCCAGTTCATCTGGGAGAAGAACACTCTTTAG
- a CDS encoding cactin-like protein, with protein MRGKRYRGHDNYERKRKKRGIDRNREREEEGISHSSALYSDESAASVVREKGRRKYYTSSDYSDEENKTNKRTSRVRRGSSHDRYESSSCSSNSSYSSNSSYSSNSSDSSNSSDSSNSSDSSNSSDSSSGSESGSGSGSSIRGNVSGSNSSIRGKASGSGSSIRGKASGRRSDSSSEDRQKRKRKNKVHDQEREKEKRRKHARNRKRGDELVKRGKEKRRNKKDKCKEKKKKKKKKKKKKKKKKKEKERMREKEKDTMTVKELKRERENLMKRHFNYTDECNPFGDDSLSTPFVWKLKNKYEKIKNDNIMKITTNSLLQNCVSKISEIEEVKKRREEREKEKALLEDYKLQLEKQRNQINVKEYLEKEQIFFINQHLQSSTHRITHNMLLHSDIFRQAVHIVDQRDVQNVYVPHFRTPFYVILEGLKKRELQNCTKQVKLFLQHDKLFNEEKYNKYWTSLLFFCEHYLEKINSHEHDSGNTRTIDDDKTNRKIQVFFENKDYDELVTYEEKIKKKIITNDSDNFDMTYWNNVLLKIPFYKAKYILDDFHKTLSLMLSLNNQDEEHYRLSSYFTVQIKLRNEREGYKCLHMCMSLQEHMDKADHPVREEEKENMNICYECKSPSLISLEQLGNDELHVFNSDEELEDRKKINEKILKKINVLNNENSSSNVTIYDETEKDKSRDKREYELNKMFRRDKEIYDSFVQREKKKGIKDEIIMKDMANYADITSTLRSSLLVTRKPLYFNRIKTSFDWNKYNKTHYDYENTPPKYICGYKFNIFYTNLLNKKEKPSWRLHPTEDESKVLIIFHAGVPYLDIAFKIVNAEWSYDKHRGFRNVFDKGILQLYFNFKKKRYRR; from the exons ATGAGAGGAAAGAGATACAGAGGGCATGATAACTATGAgcggaaaagaaaaaaaagaggcaTAGATAGAAACAGAGAAAGGGAGGAAGAAGGGATAAGTCATTCATCTGCATTGTACTCGGATGAATCCGCTGCTTCAGTCGTAAGAGAAAAGGGAAGgagaaaatattatacttCTAGTGACTATTCGGACGAAGAAAATAAGACAAATAAACGTACAAGCAGGGTTCGTCGAGGGTCATCACATGACAGATATGAGAGTAGCAGTTGTAGTAGTAACAGCAGTTATAGTAGTAACAGCAGTTATAGTAGTAACAGCAGTGATAGTAGTAACAGCAGTGATAGTAGTAACAGCAGTGATAGTAGTAACAGCAGTGATAGTAGTAGTGGTAGTGAGAGTGGTAGTGGTAGTGGTAGTAGTATTCGTGGTAATGTAAGTggtagtaatagtagtatTCGTGGTAAGGCCAGTGGTAGTGGTAGTAGTATTCGTGGTAAGGCCAGTGGCAGGCGCAGTGACAGCAGCAGTGAAGACAGacagaaaaggaaaagaaagaacAAGGTACATGACCAGGAAAGAGAGAAAGAGAAACGAAGGAAGCATGCACGGAATAGAAAGAGAGGAGACGAGTTAGTGAAgagaggaaaagaaaaaagaaggaataaaaaagataaatgtaaagaaaaaaagaaaaaaaaaaaaaaaaaaaaaaaaaaaaaaaaaaaaaaaaaaaaagagaaggaaAGAATGagggaaaaggaaaaagataCAATGACTGTTAAGGAGCTAAAGagagaaagagaaaatttaatgaaacgACATTTCAACTACACGGATGAGTGTAATCCCTTTGGGGATGATTCCTTATCCACTCCCTTTGTatggaaattaaaaaataaatatgaaaaaataaaaaatgataacataatgaaaattacAACAAATAGCTTACTACAAAATTGTGTCTCTAAAATTAGTGAAATTGAGGAGGTTAAAAAGAGAAGGGAGGaaagggaaaaagaaaaagcattACTAGAAGACTACAAACTACAATTAGAAAAGCAAAGAAATCAAATAAATGTTAAGGAGTATCTAGAGAAGgagcaaattttttttattaatcaaCATCTACAGTCATCCACGCATAGGATTACGCATAACATGCTGCTGCACTCGGACATCTTTAGACAAGCTGTTCATATAGTTGACCAACGTGATGTTCAGAATGTGTACGTGCCGCATTTTAGGACCCCCTTTTATGTTATCTTGGAAG gTTTAAAAAAGAGAGAGCTGCAAAATTGCACGAAACAAGTAAAACTATTTCTACAACATGACAAACTATTTAATGaagagaaatataataaatattggacttcacttctttttttttgtgaacattatttagaaaaaataaattcgcATGAACATGATTCAGGTAATACAAGAACGATTGATGATGATAAAACGAATAGAAAAATACAagttttttttgaaaacaaaGATTATGATGAGCTAGTCACATatgaagagaaaataaaaaaaaaaattattacaaacGATAGTGATAACTTTGATATGACTTATTGGAATAATGTACTGTTGAAAATTCCCTTTTATAAGGCAAAATATATCTTAGACGATTTTCACAAAACATTAAGTTTGATGCTCTCCTTGAATAACCAGGACGAAGAACATTACAG GCTTTCCAGCTATTTTACGGTTCAAATCAAATTGAGGAATGAGAGAGAGGGATATAAATGTCTGCACATGTGCATGTC GTTGCAGGAACATATGGACAAAGCCGATCACCCTGTACGGGaggaggaaaaagaaaatatgaatatcTGCTATGAGTGCAAAAGCCCATCTTTGATATCGCTTGAACAGTTGGGCAATGACGAATTGCATGTTTTTAACTCGGATGAAGAGTTAGAagacagaaaaaaaattaatgaaaaaattttaaaaaaaataaatgttttgaATAATGAGAACAGTAGTAGTAATGTAACAATTTATGATGAAACAGAGAAAGACAAATCTAGGGACAAGCGAGAATACGAATTAAATAAGATGTTTAGAAGAGacaaagaaatatatgataGCTTTGTTCAGagagaaaagaagaaaggaaTAAAAGACGAAATAATTATGAAGGATATGGCAAATTATGCTGATATAACAAGTACGTTAAGAAGTTCTTTACTAGTAACAAGAAAACCACTTTATTTTAATCGAATTAAAACATCCTTTGACTggaacaaatataataagacACATTATGATTATGAAAATACTCCTCCTAAATACATTTGTGGTTATAAGTTTAACATCTTTTACACAAATCTGTTAAACAAGAAAGAGAAACCATCGTGGAGATTACATCCAACAGAGGATGAAAGCAAagtgttaataatatttcacgCAGGAGTACCCTACTTAGACATTGcttttaaaattgtaaatgCTGAATGGTCCTATGATAAGCACAGGGGTTTTAGGAACGTTTTTGATAAGGGTATTTTACAGctctattttaattttaagaaaaaaaggtacaGGCGATGA
- a CDS encoding proteasome subunit beta type-4 — protein sequence MTLGPVVTGTSVIALKYKNGIMIAADKKASYGSYAKFQNVQRIFKINNKTVMSFSGELGDAQYLHELLSRVNVNNVTEKKSKYDVHDTKYYHSYVSRLFYNRKNKIDPLFNTIIIAGVNSQEYDDNDKNILLFSDNIKKEEAYKDIDKNDLYIGFVDMHGTNFAADYITTGYARYFALTLLRNQYKDNMTEDEARTLINECLRILYFRDTTASNKIQIVKVTSKGVEYEQPYILACELNSDKYVYPSTMLPSTVYSAILLLHLTLSCNDNFWNELLTAHTTTSFELRQEKHEKFQSQNGVCNAPKIGRNKSSSDCSSINDNK from the exons ATGACGCTAGGGCCAGTAGTGACAGGAACTTCAGTAATAGCTTTGAAGTacaaaaatggaataatgATTGCAGCAGATAAGAAag CTAGCTATGGGAGTTACGCAAAATTTCAAAATGTCCAaagaatattcaaaataaacaataaaacaGTAATGAGTTTTAGCGGCGAGTTAGGAGATGCCCAGTATTTACATGAATTACTTTCACGTGTTAATGTAAACAATgtaacagaaaaaaagagtaagTATGATGTACATGATACGAAATATTACCATTCATATGTGAGTAGATTGTTTTACAAcagaaagaataaaatagatcctttatttaatacaataataatagctgGAGTAAATTCACAAGAATATGATgacaatgataaaaatatattactctTTTCagataacataaaaaaggaagaagcaTATAAAGatattgataaaaatgatttgTATATTGGTTTTGTTGATATGCATGGAACGAATTTTGCTGCTGATTATATAACTACAGGATATGCTCGTTACTTTGCTTTAACATTGTTAAGAAATCAGTACAAGGATAATATGACTGAAGATGAAGCTCGAACTTTGATTAATGAGTGCTTAAGGATATTGTATTTTCGTGATACAACGGCTTCTAACAAAATACAGATAGTTAAGGTTACTAGCAAAGGAGTGGAGTATGAACAGCCATATATCCTCGCCTGTGAATTAAACTCGGACAAGTACGTCTACCCCTCCACAATGCTGCCCTCTACAG TTTATAGCGCCATTTTGTTATTACATTTAACTTTATCTTGTAACGACAATTTTTGGAATGAACTTTTAACTGCA CATACTACTACTTCTTTTGAATTGCGACAggaaaaacatgaaaaattCCAGTCA